CCGGTTCAGGTGACCCCAGCAGACGTAGGCGGGGCTCTCGGTGACCCGGTCCGGCAGCGCCTGCGGGAAGAGTCGCTTGTACGAGTTGACCCACTGGTTGGTGACCGCGGTGTACTCGCGGGCGTGCGTCAACAGGCCGGCGATGAACGCGCGGGCCACTTTGGACAGCTTCATCGGGTCGCCGGCGTCGTGGAACGCGTTGCGCTCCCCCTCGAACAACGACAGGTGGGTGTGCATGCCGCTGCCCGGCTGGTCGGTGAACGGCTTCGGCATGAAGGTCGCCTGCACCCCGGTGGAGAGTGCCACCTCCTTGACCACGTGCCGGAAAGTCATGATGTTGTCGGCGGTGGTCAGCGCGTCCGCGTAGCGCAGATCGATCTCCTGCTGGCCGGGGGCCACCTCGTGGTGGCTGAACTCCACCGAGATGCCGATCCGCTCCAGCGCCAGCACCGCCTGGCGGCGGAAGTCCCGGGCGACCGCGTGCGTGGTGTGCTCGAAGTACCCGCCGGTGTCGACCGGGACGGGCACCGAGCCGTCCATCGGGCCGTCCTCCAGCAGGAAGAACTCGATCTCCGGGTGGGTGTAGAAGGTGAAGCCCTCCTCCGCCGCCCTGGACAGCGCCCGGCGCAGCACGTGCCGCGGATCCGCCCAGGACGGGCCGCCGTCGGGGAGCAGGATGTCGCAGAACATCCGGGCGCTCTCACCGCTGACCCCACCCTCGAACGGAAAGACCTGGAAGGTGGTCGGGTCGGGCATCGCTACCATGTCGGACTCGACGACCCGGGCGAAGCCCTCGATCGCCGAGCCGTCGAACCCGATGCCCTCCTCGAAGGCCGCCTCCAGCTCGGCGGGCGCCACCGACACGCTCTTGAGGGTGCCGAGCACGTCGGTGAACCACAGCCGGACAAACCGGATGTCCCGCTCTTCCAGCGTACGGAGGACGAACTCCTGCTGACGGTCCACTTCCACCCCTCGCGACCCGGTTGTCCGCAATCGGCCGGGGGAGCCCCGGCCTGACCGATCAGTCTGCACCGGCCTCGTTACACCGACGTTACGCCACCGGGCTGGCGCACGTCGTGCCCAGCTCCGCGCCCGGCCGAACGTCGTCGAGGGTGGCCGCCGTCTCCCGCCGGCCGCCGTATCCGGCGCGGGCGGCTGGGGCAAGATGAAGGCATGCCCACCCTGCGTCTCGCCCTCTGCCAGGTCAACCCGACCGCCGGAGACCTCACCGGCAACGCCGCCATCATCCGCTCCTGGACCCGGTGCGCCGCCG
The sequence above is a segment of the Micromonospora sp. WMMA1363 genome. Coding sequences within it:
- the glnA gene encoding type I glutamate--ammonia ligase codes for the protein MDRQQEFVLRTLEERDIRFVRLWFTDVLGTLKSVSVAPAELEAAFEEGIGFDGSAIEGFARVVESDMVAMPDPTTFQVFPFEGGVSGESARMFCDILLPDGGPSWADPRHVLRRALSRAAEEGFTFYTHPEIEFFLLEDGPMDGSVPVPVDTGGYFEHTTHAVARDFRRQAVLALERIGISVEFSHHEVAPGQQEIDLRYADALTTADNIMTFRHVVKEVALSTGVQATFMPKPFTDQPGSGMHTHLSLFEGERNAFHDAGDPMKLSKVARAFIAGLLTHAREYTAVTNQWVNSYKRLFPQALPDRVTESPAYVCWGHLNRSALVRVPAYGKPNSARVEVRSPDSATNPYLAFAVLLGAGMKGIEEGYELPPGAEDDVWSLTSAERRAMGYEPLPENLSEAIDVMAGSELVAEVLGEHVFDFFLRNKRAEWEQYRREVTAYERQHYLSL